A genomic stretch from Vibrio coralliilyticus includes:
- the recQ gene encoding ATP-dependent DNA helicase RecQ → MTATLLAEQSDPSLTPQSVLEDVFGYQSFRDGQQEVIDAAVDEQDSLVIMPTGGGKSLCYQIPALVRDGLTLVISPLISLMKDQVDQLKANGVAAECVNSAMPREDLVSVYNRMRSGQLKLVYVSPERVLMRDFLERLESLSLSMIAVDEAHCISQWGHDFRPEYASLGQIKQQFPHVPFMALTATADDATRSDIMHRLQLNDPHIYLGSFDRPNIRYTLVEKHKPISQVIRFLDTHKGHCGIIYCGSRKKVEMVTEKLCNNHIRAASYHAGLDVDERAYVQEAFQRDDIQIVVATVAFGMGINKPNVRFVVHFDIPRNIESYYQETGRAGRDGLPAEAMMLYDPADISWLRRMLDEKDDGPQKQVEAHKLNAMSAFAEAQTCRRQVLLNYFGEYREQPCGNCDICLDPPKHFDATEQARKALSCVYRVNQSFGMGYVVEVLRGMQNIRIRENGHDKLTTYGIGRENSHDYWVSIFRQLIHKGMLFQNITRNSTLQLTEEARPLLRGDTALELAVPRLDTAARAAKSDKLTSKNYDKKLFAKLRKLRKAIADEDGLPPYVVFSDATLIDMAEILPTSYGEMLAVNGVGQRKLEKYADPFLDLIQEHITHHG, encoded by the coding sequence ATGACCGCGACGCTGCTTGCTGAACAATCTGACCCTTCACTGACACCACAAAGCGTACTTGAGGATGTGTTTGGTTATCAGTCATTCCGAGACGGCCAACAGGAAGTAATCGATGCCGCTGTTGATGAACAGGACAGTTTAGTCATCATGCCGACGGGTGGCGGTAAGTCACTCTGTTATCAGATCCCAGCACTTGTCCGTGATGGTCTAACTTTAGTGATTTCGCCGCTGATTTCATTAATGAAAGACCAAGTCGATCAGCTTAAAGCCAATGGTGTGGCGGCGGAGTGTGTCAACTCAGCTATGCCTCGTGAAGATTTGGTTTCTGTATATAACCGTATGCGTTCAGGTCAGCTTAAACTGGTGTATGTGTCACCAGAGCGTGTCTTGATGCGTGACTTTCTCGAGCGCCTGGAAAGCTTATCCCTGTCGATGATTGCTGTAGATGAGGCGCATTGTATTTCCCAGTGGGGGCACGATTTTCGGCCGGAATACGCCTCACTCGGGCAAATCAAACAACAGTTTCCTCATGTGCCTTTTATGGCGCTGACAGCAACGGCCGATGATGCAACACGCAGTGACATCATGCACCGTCTGCAGCTCAATGACCCACACATCTATTTGGGCAGTTTTGATCGCCCTAACATCCGCTACACCTTAGTAGAAAAGCACAAACCGATTTCTCAGGTGATCCGGTTTCTCGATACACATAAAGGCCACTGTGGCATTATTTATTGTGGTAGCCGCAAGAAAGTCGAGATGGTGACAGAAAAACTGTGCAACAACCATATACGTGCGGCCAGTTATCATGCTGGGTTGGATGTTGATGAACGTGCCTATGTGCAAGAAGCGTTTCAGCGTGATGATATTCAAATTGTCGTCGCGACTGTGGCGTTTGGTATGGGGATCAACAAACCCAACGTGCGCTTTGTGGTTCACTTTGATATTCCGCGCAACATTGAATCCTATTATCAAGAAACTGGTCGTGCAGGTCGGGATGGCTTACCTGCGGAAGCGATGATGCTGTATGACCCAGCGGACATCAGCTGGCTAAGGCGCATGTTGGATGAAAAAGATGACGGGCCGCAAAAGCAGGTGGAAGCGCATAAACTCAATGCGATGAGTGCTTTTGCTGAAGCGCAGACGTGCCGCCGTCAGGTGTTACTGAATTATTTTGGTGAGTACCGTGAGCAGCCTTGTGGCAACTGCGACATCTGTTTGGACCCGCCCAAGCATTTTGATGCCACCGAGCAGGCACGTAAAGCCTTGTCTTGTGTCTATCGGGTCAATCAGAGTTTTGGTATGGGGTATGTGGTTGAAGTTCTGCGCGGAATGCAGAATATCCGCATCCGTGAAAATGGCCACGACAAGCTGACTACTTATGGTATCGGGCGTGAAAACAGCCACGACTATTGGGTGAGTATTTTCCGTCAGTTGATCCATAAAGGGATGCTGTTCCAGAACATTACTCGCAACTCGACCTTACAGCTTACTGAGGAAGCGCGCCCACTATTGCGTGGAGATACCGCTCTTGAATTAGCCGTGCCTCGTCTGGATACCGCCGCAAGAGCGGCTAAGTCCGATAAGCTCACCAGTAAAAACTACGACAAAAAGCTGTTTGCCAAGTTGCGTAAGTTACGCAAAGCCATTGCCGATGAAGATGGCTTACCACCGTACGTGGTATTCAGTGATGCCACCTTGATTGATATGGCGGAAATTTTGCCAACCTCTTATGGTGAAATGCTAGCGGTCAATGGAGTAGGGCAACGTAAGTTAGAAAAATACGCGGACCCATTCTTAGATTTAATTCAGGAGCACATTACTCATCATGGTTGA
- the rarD gene encoding EamA family transporter RarD: MTAEEQQRARQGVLLAIGAYTMWGIAPIYFKTISEVSPFEILGHRVVWSFVLLAVLLHVGRRWRGVRDVIRSKTKMLFLVSTSLLVGVNWLIFIWSVNANHMLDASLGYYINPLINVLLGMLFLGERLRKLQWFAVALAACGVMVQLIAFGSVPTVAIALALTFGFYGLLRKKVSLDAQTGLFIETLIMLPAAAVYLLWIADSSTSDFAANPMNLNLLLISAGIITTLPLLCFTGAATRLKLSTLGFFQYIGPSLMFLLAVLVYGEAFTTDKAITFAFIWGALMVFSFDGLKTNKQSRKIATVK, from the coding sequence ATGACAGCAGAAGAGCAACAGAGAGCACGGCAAGGCGTCCTTCTCGCCATCGGTGCCTACACCATGTGGGGGATTGCACCGATCTATTTTAAAACCATCAGTGAAGTTTCACCGTTTGAAATCTTAGGTCACCGCGTTGTGTGGTCTTTTGTTCTACTGGCCGTGTTACTGCACGTTGGCCGTCGCTGGCGTGGTGTGCGCGATGTGATCCGCTCCAAAACCAAAATGCTATTTCTGGTTTCTACCTCACTGCTCGTGGGAGTGAACTGGTTAATTTTCATCTGGTCAGTGAATGCCAATCACATGTTAGATGCCAGCCTCGGTTACTACATCAACCCCTTGATTAATGTCCTGCTCGGTATGTTGTTCTTAGGCGAAAGACTGCGCAAGCTACAATGGTTTGCCGTTGCACTTGCGGCTTGCGGTGTCATGGTTCAGTTGATCGCTTTTGGTTCAGTCCCCACCGTCGCCATTGCTCTGGCACTGACGTTTGGTTTTTACGGACTATTACGTAAGAAAGTCAGCCTAGATGCCCAAACAGGCTTATTTATTGAGACTTTGATCATGCTACCTGCCGCCGCGGTGTATTTACTGTGGATTGCTGACTCTTCCACTTCCGATTTTGCAGCGAACCCGATGAACCTTAACCTGCTGCTAATCTCCGCTGGGATCATTACGACCTTGCCACTACTGTGTTTCACTGGGGCTGCTACCCGTCTTAAGCTCTCCACTTTAGGCTTTTTTCAGTACATTGGCCCAAGCCTGATGTTCTTACTGGCAGTACTGGTATATGGCGAAGCCTTTACCACAGACAAGGCCATTACCTTTGCCTTTATCTGGGGCGCACTCATGGTATTTAGCTTTGACGGGCTTAAGACCAATAAACAATCACGAAAAATCGCAACGGTAAAGTGA
- a CDS encoding AraC family transcriptional regulator, which translates to MDQVNYHTTQNKEISLIEANYQKFAFQRHYHLDFHIGLITHGQQKFHYQGQSHNVGAGQIVIMPPDELHDGRSMLDSGYQVRVFSVEPEWFSELAELKQNNAQIQFNQLIVSNSRIFNPLAQLHSALADNQLSQLAKDCLPYEGFEQLFTHYGALDQKPIVPLGNQSVSTLKDYLMENLAQPVRLEQLSQLCDLSPTQFQRHFKAKVGLTPYAWLSRLRLEQGFKLLKSGVCGTEVAHQIGFYDQAHFSKAFKATYGVPPSKVQCQ; encoded by the coding sequence ATGGATCAGGTCAACTACCACACGACACAAAATAAAGAGATTAGCCTGATTGAAGCCAACTATCAGAAGTTTGCCTTTCAGCGCCACTATCATCTTGATTTTCATATCGGGTTGATCACACATGGCCAGCAAAAATTCCATTATCAAGGTCAGAGCCACAATGTTGGTGCCGGGCAAATCGTCATCATGCCACCAGATGAACTGCATGATGGGCGCTCAATGCTCGACAGCGGCTATCAAGTACGTGTGTTCTCCGTCGAGCCGGAATGGTTCAGTGAATTAGCCGAGCTGAAGCAAAACAATGCTCAGATCCAATTCAATCAGTTGATTGTCTCCAATTCGCGCATCTTCAACCCTCTCGCTCAGCTGCACAGTGCATTAGCCGATAACCAACTCAGTCAGTTGGCGAAAGACTGCCTGCCTTATGAAGGCTTTGAACAGCTTTTCACTCATTATGGCGCTTTGGATCAAAAGCCTATCGTCCCGCTAGGTAATCAGTCAGTCTCAACGTTAAAAGACTATCTGATGGAGAATCTGGCGCAGCCGGTCAGACTTGAACAACTCTCCCAGTTGTGTGACCTCAGCCCAACGCAATTCCAGCGCCACTTCAAAGCCAAAGTAGGTCTGACACCTTACGCCTGGCTGAGCCGCCTGCGCTTAGAGCAGGGGTTTAAGCTACTCAAAAGCGGTGTCTGCGGTACCGAAGTGGCACACCAGATTGGCTTCTACGACCAAGCCCATTTCAGCAAAGCGTTTAAAGCCACTTATGGTGTTCCCCCTTCTAAGGTTCAGTGCCAATAA
- a CDS encoding DUF3630 family protein, with translation MVDSGQQTEFGLLEYQAQQGRIIIRAPRFDFDSFPQLADKLIKLLSASVIEKQWDADIHSWLIDFEGCQLFLKSEHYSESIWLEALSIDASKEELDYLAGLFQRGF, from the coding sequence ATGGTTGATTCAGGGCAACAAACGGAATTTGGTTTACTTGAGTATCAAGCGCAGCAAGGTCGTATCATCATTCGAGCTCCGCGTTTTGATTTTGATAGTTTTCCTCAGCTGGCCGATAAGCTAATAAAACTCCTCTCTGCGTCTGTGATTGAAAAGCAATGGGATGCTGATATTCACTCATGGTTGATTGATTTTGAGGGGTGTCAGCTGTTTCTTAAGTCCGAGCATTACAGCGAAAGTATCTGGTTGGAAGCTCTGAGTATAGATGCCAGCAAAGAAGAGTTAGATTACCTAGCGGGCCTGTTTCAGCGTGGATTTTAG